One stretch of Niallia sp. XMNu-256 DNA includes these proteins:
- a CDS encoding YkuJ family protein — protein sequence MSQLQGIITRLKNLQEQSTNGEPAQRFFEVNGERKCQVTYQPKSSTFELEVYFDKEKPKRYQFDNIDMITIEIFDLIQ from the coding sequence ATGTCACAACTTCAAGGTATTATAACTCGATTAAAAAATTTACAGGAACAATCCACGAATGGTGAACCAGCTCAACGTTTTTTTGAGGTGAATGGTGAACGTAAGTGTCAAGTGACTTACCAACCTAAATCTTCGACTTTTGAATTGGAAGTTTATTTCGATAAAGAAAAACCAAAACGATATCAATTCGATAATATTGATATGATTACAATAGAAATTTTTGATTTAATTCAATAG
- a CDS encoding NAD(P)-dependent oxidoreductase → MLSKRSPIIGFVGTGVMGKSMAMHLLRAGYSIVVYNRTKEKALELLEEGALWATSPKEVAKQAHVVFTIVGYPKDVEETYFGEQGIIENGNPGSYVIDMTTSTPTLAKKIYEEAKGKGIYALDAPVSGGDIGAKEARLSIMVGGDESVYNEILPLFKLLGTNIVYQGQAGAGQHTKMCNQIAIATNMIGVCEAIIYAEKAGLDPEKVLESISSGAAGSWSLSNLAPRMLAENFEPGFYIKHFIKDMNIALQEAEAMQLDTPGLSLAKDMYERLANNGEENSGTHALYKYWKM, encoded by the coding sequence ATGCTAAGTAAGAGAAGTCCAATCATTGGGTTTGTTGGAACGGGTGTGATGGGAAAAAGCATGGCGATGCACTTACTTCGTGCTGGGTATTCTATCGTTGTTTACAATCGCACAAAGGAAAAGGCATTAGAGTTATTGGAAGAGGGCGCCTTATGGGCAACGAGTCCAAAAGAGGTTGCAAAGCAAGCCCATGTTGTATTTACAATAGTTGGTTATCCAAAGGATGTGGAAGAAACTTATTTCGGGGAACAAGGAATCATTGAGAATGGGAATCCTGGTTCCTATGTAATTGATATGACAACATCAACTCCAACATTAGCAAAAAAGATTTATGAAGAAGCAAAAGGGAAGGGAATTTATGCATTGGATGCTCCTGTTTCTGGCGGTGATATAGGGGCAAAAGAAGCACGACTTTCGATAATGGTCGGTGGAGATGAATCTGTTTATAATGAAATCCTCCCACTATTTAAGTTGCTTGGAACCAATATTGTCTATCAAGGTCAAGCTGGGGCTGGACAACATACAAAAATGTGCAATCAAATTGCTATAGCTACTAATATGATCGGGGTGTGCGAAGCAATCATTTATGCCGAAAAGGCAGGACTTGACCCAGAGAAGGTGTTAGAAAGCATTTCATCAGGAGCAGCAGGTAGTTGGTCTCTTTCCAACCTTGCGCCAAGAATGTTAGCCGAAAATTTTGAACCTGGATTCTACATAAAACATTTTATAAAAGATATGAATATAGCTTTACAAGAAGCAGAAGCAATGCAACTAGATACACCAGGACTTTCCCTCGCGAAGGATATGTACGAGCGTTTAGCAAATAATGGGGAAGAAAATAGCGGTACACATGCTTTATATAAATATTGGAAAATGTAA
- a CDS encoding MDR family MFS transporter, translating into MENVLDKRVQDKRNRPIVLAAIILAMFMGAIEGTIVSTAMPAIVGELGDFSLYSWVFSSYLLMNTVTVLIYGKLADLFGRKPVIIIGIIIFLIGSILCGLANSMVTLIIFRFIQGFGAGAITPIATTIVGDLYTKEERAKIQGYLSSVWGISAILGPALGGLLVQYVSWRFIFWINIPLGILAGLGIAIFLHENIDKTKKSIDYPGALLIGISTSILMFVLVEGGNRWDWLSIEIIGLLTTSLILFFLFYLQEQKAVEPIMPFSIWKNRTILLANLTSFTTGIMLIGISSFLPTFVQGVMEESAIVAGFTLTTMSIGWPIASTIAGPLLLKIGIRATSFLGGIALVIGSLMFVMLTPQAGPIWAATGSFIIGIGMGLTNTTFIVAIQSSVSWEQRGIATAANSFMKNLGNTVSAAFLGGILNSQLMNYLTNYGSANTAGLTVDSTNLLLNKEERDQLPGGILHLLQEGLTYSLQTVYYVVLFLAIISMIFIWLLPRKKYESS; encoded by the coding sequence ATGGAGAACGTATTAGATAAAAGAGTGCAAGATAAAAGAAATCGACCGATTGTCCTTGCTGCTATTATACTGGCCATGTTTATGGGGGCCATTGAAGGAACAATTGTTTCCACTGCAATGCCTGCGATTGTAGGAGAATTAGGAGATTTCTCATTGTACAGTTGGGTTTTTTCCTCCTATTTGCTAATGAATACTGTAACCGTTTTAATTTATGGGAAATTAGCTGATTTATTTGGACGTAAACCAGTAATCATAATTGGAATTATTATTTTCCTAATAGGATCGATTCTTTGTGGATTGGCTAATTCAATGGTAACACTGATTATTTTTCGGTTTATTCAAGGTTTTGGTGCAGGAGCAATAACTCCGATTGCAACCACGATTGTAGGGGATCTTTACACAAAAGAGGAAAGAGCAAAGATCCAGGGTTATTTATCCAGTGTATGGGGGATCTCAGCCATTCTTGGACCAGCGTTAGGTGGTTTGCTTGTTCAATATGTTAGCTGGAGATTTATATTTTGGATTAATATTCCACTGGGAATTTTAGCAGGACTTGGAATCGCTATCTTTTTGCATGAAAATATTGATAAAACAAAAAAATCAATCGATTATCCAGGGGCATTACTAATTGGAATTTCTACGTCTATTTTAATGTTTGTACTTGTTGAAGGGGGAAATCGCTGGGATTGGTTATCTATTGAAATTATTGGTTTATTAACAACTAGTTTAATCTTATTTTTTCTATTTTATTTACAGGAACAAAAAGCGGTTGAACCAATTATGCCGTTTTCAATCTGGAAGAACCGTACAATTTTACTGGCAAATTTAACTTCTTTTACAACTGGAATTATGCTGATTGGGATTTCAAGCTTTTTACCCACTTTTGTACAAGGCGTCATGGAAGAATCAGCTATAGTTGCTGGTTTTACCTTAACAACGATGTCAATTGGCTGGCCAATTGCTTCGACGATCGCTGGTCCGTTGTTGCTGAAAATCGGAATACGAGCAACCTCTTTTCTTGGTGGGATTGCTTTAGTGATTGGAAGTCTGATGTTTGTAATGCTGACACCACAAGCGGGGCCAATTTGGGCTGCAACTGGTTCTTTTATTATTGGGATCGGAATGGGGTTAACCAATACGACTTTTATTGTAGCTATTCAAAGTTCGGTAAGTTGGGAGCAGAGAGGGATTGCGACCGCTGCAAATTCATTCATGAAAAATTTAGGAAACACAGTGAGTGCTGCATTTCTTGGAGGAATTTTAAATAGTCAACTCATGAATTATTTGACTAATTATGGTAGTGCAAATACAGCAGGTTTAACGGTTGATTCAACGAATCTTCTTTTAAACAAAGAGGAACGCGATCAATTACCGGGGGGAATTTTACACCTGTTACAAGAGGGTTTAACCTACTCGCTTCAAACCGTTTATTATGTTGTGCTTTTCTTAGCGATCATTAGTATGATTTTCATTTGGCTACTACCTAGAAAAAAGTATGAATCTAGTTAA
- a CDS encoding YkyB family protein, producing MSSFSDGASKPQIKPTIENLSQAIFIVNRHAKTAPNPKFLYKLKYTALHKLIREGKAQKIGLHFSNNPKYSQQQSDVLIQCGKYTFHLPPSKSDFEELPHLGKLDHNVRNPKATLSLSQAKRILLTYTGLTELENNPTSTTKPARKKYHKPVFKKLGESYY from the coding sequence TTGTCCTCATTTAGTGACGGTGCATCAAAACCTCAAATAAAGCCAACAATAGAAAACCTCTCACAAGCGATCTTCATTGTTAATAGACATGCGAAAACTGCTCCAAATCCTAAATTTTTATATAAGCTAAAATATACGGCTCTTCATAAACTCATTCGTGAAGGTAAAGCCCAAAAAATAGGTCTGCATTTTTCAAACAACCCTAAATATAGTCAGCAGCAATCGGATGTATTAATACAATGCGGGAAATATACATTCCATCTACCTCCTTCTAAAAGTGACTTTGAAGAATTACCTCATCTCGGTAAATTAGATCACAATGTTCGCAACCCAAAGGCTACACTTTCACTTAGCCAAGCAAAACGAATCCTCTTAACATACACTGGATTAACTGAACTAGAAAACAACCCGACCTCGACAACAAAACCAGCTCGTAAGAAATATCATAAACCCGTTTTTAAAAAGCTTGGAGAAAGTTATTATTAA
- a CDS encoding L,D-transpeptidase family protein, which translates to MQHIIKRGETLSLISRDYRVSISQLLAANPFITNVNTIQAGWSIRIPGLPDPATIPYRIVISRGNRTLQLFRNNRLVKTYPIAVGKMLTQTPVGTFVVVNRQPNPGGPYGAMWLSLSKAGYGIHGTNDPSSIGKSVSKGCVRMHNRDVLELSRLIPNGTTVTIQ; encoded by the coding sequence ATGCAACACATCATAAAAAGAGGAGAAACTTTATCTCTGATATCCAGGGATTATCGAGTCTCAATTTCACAACTCCTAGCTGCAAACCCCTTTATTACAAATGTCAATACGATTCAAGCAGGCTGGTCCATCCGGATTCCAGGTTTACCTGATCCAGCGACCATTCCTTACCGAATTGTTATTTCAAGAGGAAATCGCACACTTCAACTATTCCGAAACAATAGGTTGGTAAAAACTTACCCGATTGCAGTAGGTAAAATGTTAACCCAAACTCCTGTAGGAACATTTGTGGTTGTTAACCGGCAGCCGAATCCTGGTGGACCATATGGAGCAATGTGGCTTTCCCTTTCGAAAGCTGGCTATGGGATTCACGGGACCAATGACCCCTCTTCAATTGGCAAATCGGTATCAAAAGGTTGTGTGCGAATGCATAATCGCGATGTTCTTGAACTGTCAAGACTAATACCAAATGGAACAACCGTAACTATTCAATGA
- a CDS encoding chemotaxis protein, whose protein sequence is MKNNKGILLKTGTNELEIVEFGIGKNHFGINVIKVREIINPVSVTIIPNSHPHVEGIIELRGEVLPVVNVAKAIGFPASDTPEKDKFIVTEFNQQKIVFHVHSVSQIHRISWQQIEKPSEMYQGADSQIIGVIKLNGEMILLLDFEKIVVEINPESGISVERLQKLGHRERSNKHLVIAEDSPLLRNLLLDTLAEAGYHNIEFFENGAEAYRFLESIINKGTEIEKEVQLVITDIEMPQMDGHHLTKKIKQNSDLSKLPVIIFSSLITDDLRHKGQVVGANSQVSKPEIDELVRLIDQLAL, encoded by the coding sequence GTGAAAAATAATAAAGGAATCTTACTTAAAACTGGAACAAATGAACTGGAAATTGTTGAGTTTGGTATTGGTAAAAATCACTTTGGGATCAATGTGATAAAAGTACGAGAAATTATTAACCCTGTATCCGTAACAATCATTCCAAATTCTCATCCTCATGTCGAGGGCATTATCGAATTAAGAGGTGAGGTATTACCTGTGGTGAATGTGGCTAAAGCCATTGGATTTCCTGCCTCCGATACTCCCGAAAAAGATAAATTTATTGTAACTGAATTTAATCAGCAGAAAATCGTTTTTCATGTTCATAGTGTTTCACAAATCCATCGCATTTCATGGCAGCAAATTGAAAAACCTTCTGAAATGTACCAAGGGGCAGATAGTCAAATTATTGGAGTTATTAAATTAAATGGCGAAATGATTCTATTATTGGATTTTGAAAAAATTGTAGTTGAGATTAATCCCGAGTCTGGTATTAGTGTCGAACGACTGCAAAAGTTAGGGCATAGAGAACGTTCTAACAAGCATTTGGTGATTGCTGAAGACTCTCCACTATTACGTAACTTGCTTCTCGACACATTAGCGGAAGCAGGTTATCATAATATCGAATTCTTTGAGAATGGTGCGGAAGCCTATCGGTTTTTAGAATCCATTATTAATAAAGGCACGGAAATAGAAAAGGAAGTCCAGTTGGTGATTACGGATATTGAAATGCCGCAAATGGATGGACATCATTTAACTAAAAAGATAAAACAAAACAGTGATTTATCGAAGTTGCCTGTTATCATTTTCTCTTCCCTTATTACAGATGATTTACGGCATAAAGGACAAGTAGTAGGGGCAAATTCTCAGGTTAGTAAACCAGAAATTGACGAACTAGTAAGACTCATCGACCAACTCGCATTATAG
- the cbpB gene encoding cyclic-di-AMP-binding protein CbpB: MFNLENFFTIDMRILMIPSEKVAHVQMGNSLEHALLVLTKSGYSAIPVLDPYYKLHGLISTPIIMESILGLERIEYEKLETTRVEEVMNKQIPHLKIGSSIQEMMQLLVDHPFLCVENNEGYFEGILTRRAVLNLLNDVMHN, encoded by the coding sequence ATGTTCAATCTTGAAAACTTTTTCACCATTGATATGCGAATATTAATGATTCCTTCTGAGAAGGTTGCACATGTGCAAATGGGTAATAGTCTAGAGCATGCTCTATTGGTATTAACAAAAAGTGGATATAGTGCAATTCCTGTTCTTGACCCATATTATAAACTCCATGGTCTTATTTCAACACCAATTATTATGGAATCAATTCTAGGATTGGAGAGAATTGAATATGAAAAATTAGAAACCACCCGGGTTGAGGAAGTTATGAATAAACAAATTCCCCATTTAAAAATAGGTTCAAGTATACAAGAGATGATGCAATTGTTAGTTGATCATCCATTTTTATGTGTAGAAAATAATGAGGGATATTTTGAGGGAATTTTAACGAGAAGGGCTGTTTTGAATTTGTTAAATGATGTCATGCATAATTAA
- a CDS encoding metallophosphoesterase, protein MSDKISRRTFIRRTFGSLFAVATASAGGYYYAKEIETRLLKTNIHSIHHPMIPIGFDQFKIVQFSDTHLGFHYKVEQLAKVVKEINKLDPDVVFFTGDLMDEPNKYQNSDEIIPILSNIQTKYGKFAIYGNHDHGGYGTDIYKDIMVNSGFTLLQNNNQKIQLLDGSAIYIAGLDDAMLGKPDLEKTVAGIPKDSYKILLVHEPDLANLAVQYGLQLQLSGHSHGGQVKIPFVGPLITPPYSEQYYEGFYQVEGPNNDLTLYVNRGIGTTRLPFRFLSKPELTLFTLSALKD, encoded by the coding sequence ATGTCAGATAAAATATCAAGGAGAACATTTATTAGAAGAACGTTTGGTTCTCTCTTTGCCGTGGCTACAGCTAGTGCCGGTGGTTATTACTATGCAAAAGAAATTGAAACACGATTGCTTAAAACGAACATACACTCCATACATCATCCGATGATTCCAATTGGTTTTGATCAGTTTAAAATCGTCCAATTTAGCGATACCCACCTTGGGTTTCATTATAAAGTAGAACAATTAGCAAAAGTGGTCAAAGAAATAAATAAATTAGATCCTGATGTTGTTTTTTTTACTGGAGATTTAATGGACGAACCTAATAAATATCAAAATAGTGACGAAATTATTCCTATATTATCAAACATCCAAACTAAATATGGAAAATTTGCTATCTATGGAAACCACGATCATGGTGGATATGGTACAGATATATATAAGGATATTATGGTTAATAGCGGTTTTACTTTACTGCAGAATAACAATCAAAAAATCCAATTACTTGATGGCAGCGCCATTTATATTGCCGGACTGGATGATGCAATGCTTGGAAAGCCAGATTTAGAAAAGACTGTAGCAGGGATTCCCAAAGACTCCTATAAAATTCTTCTTGTCCATGAACCTGATTTAGCAAACCTTGCAGTTCAATATGGATTACAACTACAATTAAGTGGACATAGCCATGGAGGACAAGTAAAAATTCCATTTGTTGGTCCGTTAATTACTCCACCTTATAGCGAGCAGTATTATGAAGGATTTTACCAAGTCGAGGGCCCAAATAATGATTTAACCTTATATGTGAATCGGGGAATCGGTACGACAAGATTACCATTTCGATTTTTATCAAAACCAGAACTAACTTTATTTACTTTATCTGCATTAAAAGACTAA
- a CDS encoding RDD family protein: protein MNTTLENHSNEGVTSVYAGFWIRVGAYVIDSIILSIPLWLLTSVIFFIFLGTSDVFYYMMYDPNYMYSDAEMLSVMGAYYTALIITMIVSFIVTVAYFAGLHSSKWQATIGKRLLKLKVIDGNGNRITFWRAFGRYVAMSFLSGILCIGYIMVAFTEKKQGLHDLIASTIVIKSE from the coding sequence ATGAATACAACTTTAGAAAATCATTCGAATGAAGGAGTAACATCAGTCTATGCAGGTTTTTGGATTCGGGTAGGAGCTTATGTAATTGACTCCATTATTTTAAGTATTCCTTTATGGTTATTGACATCCGTTATCTTTTTTATTTTCTTAGGAACATCAGACGTTTTTTATTATATGATGTATGATCCTAATTATATGTATAGCGATGCTGAAATGCTTTCTGTTATGGGTGCGTATTATACAGCATTAATCATTACGATGATCGTTAGTTTCATTGTAACTGTTGCTTATTTTGCTGGACTTCATTCTTCAAAATGGCAAGCAACAATTGGAAAAAGATTATTAAAATTAAAAGTAATCGATGGGAATGGAAATCGTATCACATTTTGGAGAGCCTTTGGTCGGTATGTGGCTATGTCATTTCTGTCTGGAATTCTATGTATTGGATATATTATGGTAGCTTTTACAGAAAAGAAACAGGGCCTGCATGATCTAATTGCTAGTACAATTGTCATTAAATCGGAATAA